CCGCGATCGAGGAAAAATTTCGCGAAGCTGTACTGTTTGTTCATGATCGCGACCACCATGGCGCTGGTGTTATCGATGTCGCCGTAGTTGATGTCGACTCCGGCATCGAGCATCACTTTCGCGGATTCGATGTCGCCTTCCCGTGCGGAGAATGAAAGAGCGGTGAACCCGCCGCGGGCGATCGGAGATATGGAAGAAGCGGCGCTCAACCGCGGCGCCTTCGTTTCGCGATCGATCGACCGGGCTTTCCAGTCGGCTCCACGAGCGAGCAGCAATTTTACGACTTGGGGATGGCGTTCCGCGGATGCCCACATCAACGCGGTTTGTCCTTTGTAGGTTTCTCTGGCATTCACATTGGCGCCCCGATCAATCAGGACTTTGACGGCATCGACGTTGCCGGCGCGCGAAGCCGTCATGAGCACGGTTTCACCGGCTTCGCCGGTAACCGTGTCCGGGTTCGCACCCGCTTTCAACAGGACCTCGATCATGGCGCCGCTTCCGGAGACGACGGCCTCGGATAAGGGTGATGCGCCATAGCGGTTAACGGCTTTGGCGTTGGCGCCGGCGCGCAGCAGCAGGTTGACGGCTTCGAGATCGTTGAAATGGGCTGCCCAATGCAGGGCCGTTGTGCCGTCCGGTTGCGCGGCGTTCACGTCCGCGTGCTCTTTGAGGAGCGCGCGCAATGCCGGCATATCGCCGCTCGCCGCCACATCGGCGGCGGTCAAACCTGCGCTGTAGCAGGGCAGAGAACACAAAAGGCACAAGAGGCCGAAGAATCGCTTCACGATTACACCCCCGATAAAAAGCCCGTGCTGTCGCCGACGCTTTCCTGTGGAATTCCCGCTTTGTCCAATATCGTCATCAGAAGATTCGCCATCGGCGTATTTTCCGGATATTTAATATGCCGTCCGCCTTTGAGCCTTCCCGCGGCACCGCCTGCAATCAGTACCGGCAGCGGTCCATGGTTATGAACATTGCTGTTACTCATCGCGCTCCCATAAAGAAGGAGCGAATGATCGAGCAGGTTGCCGTCGCCGTCGGGAGTGGCCTTGAGTTTTTCGAGTACGTACGAGAACAACTCGACGTGGTAGGCATTGATTCTGGTCAACGCCGCCAGCCGCTCCGGATTGTTCTGGTGATGCGATGCCGGATGGAAGCTTTCGGAAATGCCCAGCCGCGGAAACGTGCGGTAGCTGACCTCGCGGGCCATCATGAATGTCGAGATGCGCGTGATGTCGGCCTGAAATGCCACCGTCATCAGGTCGAACATCAATTTCGTGTGTTCATAATGATCGTCGGGAACGCCGCTGGGAGAGACGGGCAGGCTGAGGTTCGAGTTCGTGTTCTGCTTTTCGGAGAGCTGGATGCGTCGCTCGATCTCGCGCACCGTGTCGAGGTATTCCGCCACGCGATTGCGGTCCGTCGGACCGAGATTGCCCTGCAGCTTTCGGATCTGCCCGGTGACGGCATCGAGGATGCTGCGTTGGGTCTCGATGCGCTGCAATCTTTCGGCGGGGGTGGCGCCGTCGCCGAACATCCGGTCGAACACGACGCGCGGATTGATTTCCATCGGCATCGGTGTCGTCGGCGTACTCCACGAAATCGTGTTCATGTAGGTGCAGCTGAATCCGACGTCGCAGGAGCCGACGAGGCCGCTGTAGTCCTCGATCGCCAGTTCAAGTGAAGGCAGCAGCGTGTCCTGGCCAATCTTCTTTGCTGCGATCTGGTCGATGGTGACGCCGGCGCGGATATCCGCGCCATCCGTCCGTTTCGGGTGCACGCCGTTGAGGAAGACGGCCGGACAGCGCGTGTGATCGCCGCCGTTGTCGCCGGGACCTTGAGGGCCGGCCATCGCGTGGGCGAGATTCGTCAGCACGACCACCTGGTCCTTGTATGGTTCCAGCGGTGTCAATATCGGCGAGAGCTGGAGCGCGCCTTCTTCTTTAGGAGTCCAGTTGTTCATGACGCCGCCGTGCGGCATGAAGCAAAGCCCGAGCCGAATTCGGGGATTCGCGGCGGTTCGCGCGAGGGGCGTCTGTGCCGGAAGCATGGATTCCAGGAACGGCAGCGACATCGTCACTCCCGCGCCTCTTATAAAGGTCCGGCGGGACAAGTGCTTTTTCGTAATGAAGCTCAATTGGCCTCCTGTTTTGCCTGCGCTTCACGCAACTGAAACGGAGCGCTTTTCACAATTCCCATCACGATGGACGAGAACCGGTAATTCGTGTTCCGGCTGTCGTGCACGATTTTGCGCACGGCCGGCATGTTGTAGTATTCGACGCCTCGCCCGAGGGCATAGGTCAGCATCTTTTCCGTCATCACCCCGACGAAAACTTCCGGCTGCCTGACCAGCGCCTTGCGCAGCGCATTGACGCCGTCCAGCGGCGTGCCGTCGAAGAGCGTGCCGGCCGGATCGATCTTCGCTCCGTCGTCCGCGGTTCTCCAGTGCCCGACAGCGTCAAAATTTTCAAGCGAAAAACCGATCGGGTCCATGACCCGATGACAACCCGCGCACACGGGATCTTTCCGGTGCAGTTCCATGCGCTCGCGCAGCGTCTTCGGCTGTCCGGCGCCGGCATCCTGGAGCGGCGGAACGTTTGGCGGTGGCGGAGAAGGAGGGACACCCAGAAGGTTGGTTAAAATCCATTTCCCTCTTTCGACCGGTGATGTGCGATTCGGATAAGAGGTGACTGTGAGGATGCTCGCCTGGCCGAGAAGACCTCGCCGCGCCTCGTCGGCTACCGTGATGCGGCGGAACCGGTCGCCGTAAATGTCCGGGATTCCATAGTGCCGCGCCAGCCGTTCGTTGACGAACGTGTAATCGGCATTCAAGAGATCGATGACGCTGCGGTCTTCTCGCATGATGCTGTCGAAGAACAGCCGGGTTTCTTCTTTCATCGCGCTACGCAGGTTGTCGTCGAAATCCGGAAAGGTTTCAAGATCCGGCGCGGAGTTCTTGAGGTTGCGCAGGAACAGCCACTGCTCGGCAAAGTTTGAGATCAAGGCGCTCGATCGCTTGTCGGCCAGCATCCGTTTGACCTGCTGCTCGAGGATGGCCGGATCTTTCAATTTCCCCTGCGCGGCGGCGGTCAACAGCGTGTCGTCCGGGATGCTGCTCCAGAGGAAGAACGACAGGCGCGAAGCCAGCGCGAAGTCGTCCACCCGATATACCGCGTTCGATGCGAGAATCGGAGGATCCTGCTCGAAGCGGATGAGGAATTCCGGGCTGGCCAGAATGAACTGGAGCGCCGATTCGATTCCATTGTCGAAGGTTCCGTTGCCTTCGCGGCCGTGCTTGTAGAAGTTCAGCAGCGTTTGCATCGTCGCATTATCGACGGGCTTGCGATAGGCGAGCCGCGCGAGCGACGAAAGAATCTTTGTGGCGCAGCTCAATTCGTCTTTCGGAGCGGCCGGCTTGCAGATGAATATCTTCTTTCGCGAAGGCGTATCGCCGGGACCGGTTGCACTGAACGGTCCTTCAACGGTCAGGCGGTCGACCGATGGGTCGCCCATGATGTCGAGTCCGTCAACCGTCGTTCGCATGAACGGCTTGATCAGATCGTCTCGGACCGCGTGGCTCTTCAGTACGGTGGTTGCGGAGAGCGTATGGATGCCTGCCTTCACCGGAATGCGCACGGTGAGCCGGCGGTCGAGATCCGCTCCGAACGTGCCGGGGTTGGCGGCCATCGAGCGGAAATCTTCCGTGCCGCCCGCGGTGACGAGGCGCAGGCGAACGTCGTCCATTGCGATTTCGATGTCATGCGGGTCTTCCATTCCCCGCATCAGGTCGAACGTATTCCTCCAGAGCCGAAGCTTGATGACATACTCGCCGTCCAGAGGGAAAGTGTGGCGCGCCAGAATCCCGCCGCGAGTGCCCAGCGGCAGTCCGTCGAGATGCTGATCCTGCGAAAGGTCGGGCCGCACACGATACGTTGCCGTGCTGGACGCAATGGCGAGATCACCGACGGCCATCCGGCTGATATTCCAGGAAGCGGACAGATAGCGTTCCATCAATGATGGCGAGACTTTCAGGACGTCGGCAATGTTGTCGAACCCGCTGCTTTCGTCGTCCGGAGGAAGATATGCCGACGGATCGATGTCGAGGCCAAGGAGATCGCGAATCGCGTTCGCGTACTCGGTGCGATTCAAGCGATGCATCGTCGCGCGTCCGGGTCTTGGCCGGGCGGCGGCAGATTCATCGAGGGATGTT
The sequence above is a segment of the Terriglobia bacterium genome. Coding sequences within it:
- a CDS encoding ankyrin repeat domain-containing protein, with protein sequence MKRFFGLLCLLCSLPCYSAGLTAADVAASGDMPALRALLKEHADVNAAQPDGTTALHWAAHFNDLEAVNLLLRAGANAKAVNRYGASPLSEAVVSGSGAMIEVLLKAGANPDTVTGEAGETVLMTASRAGNVDAVKVLIDRGANVNARETYKGQTALMWASAERHPQVVKLLLARGADWKARSIDRETKAPRLSAASSISPIARGGFTALSFSAREGDIESAKVMLDAGVDINYGDIDNTSAMVVAIMNKQYSFAKFFLDRGADPNTVDVYGRAPLYAVIDIRNEDWSALPERKSDDPLPSMDLAKALLARGARPNTALTKNLPGRSGMDTGDITLTEGSTPFMRAARSGDAAMMRLLLENGADPKLNTKDGNNALLFAAGVGYRDKNTKGTESEAL
- a CDS encoding DUF1592 domain-containing protein, encoding MVVRAMMAGAAAAFMATALTTAGAVQASAGQNAAAQSSLINTYCVTCHNDKARTAGLSLEHADLTNVPKSAETWEKVIRKVRAGMMPPSGMKRPEQPALDGFASYLETSLDESAAARPRPGRATMHRLNRTEYANAIRDLLGLDIDPSAYLPPDDESSGFDNIADVLKVSPSLMERYLSASWNISRMAVGDLAIASSTATYRVRPDLSQDQHLDGLPLGTRGGILARHTFPLDGEYVIKLRLWRNTFDLMRGMEDPHDIEIAMDDVRLRLVTAGGTEDFRSMAANPGTFGADLDRRLTVRIPVKAGIHTLSATTVLKSHAVRDDLIKPFMRTTVDGLDIMGDPSVDRLTVEGPFSATGPGDTPSRKKIFICKPAAPKDELSCATKILSSLARLAYRKPVDNATMQTLLNFYKHGREGNGTFDNGIESALQFILASPEFLIRFEQDPPILASNAVYRVDDFALASRLSFFLWSSIPDDTLLTAAAQGKLKDPAILEQQVKRMLADKRSSALISNFAEQWLFLRNLKNSAPDLETFPDFDDNLRSAMKEETRLFFDSIMREDRSVIDLLNADYTFVNERLARHYGIPDIYGDRFRRITVADEARRGLLGQASILTVTSYPNRTSPVERGKWILTNLLGVPPSPPPPNVPPLQDAGAGQPKTLRERMELHRKDPVCAGCHRVMDPIGFSLENFDAVGHWRTADDGAKIDPAGTLFDGTPLDGVNALRKALVRQPEVFVGVMTEKMLTYALGRGVEYYNMPAVRKIVHDSRNTNYRFSSIVMGIVKSAPFQLREAQAKQEAN
- a CDS encoding DUF1552 domain-containing protein, with translation MSFITKKHLSRRTFIRGAGVTMSLPFLESMLPAQTPLARTAANPRIRLGLCFMPHGGVMNNWTPKEEGALQLSPILTPLEPYKDQVVVLTNLAHAMAGPQGPGDNGGDHTRCPAVFLNGVHPKRTDGADIRAGVTIDQIAAKKIGQDTLLPSLELAIEDYSGLVGSCDVGFSCTYMNTISWSTPTTPMPMEINPRVVFDRMFGDGATPAERLQRIETQRSILDAVTGQIRKLQGNLGPTDRNRVAEYLDTVREIERRIQLSEKQNTNSNLSLPVSPSGVPDDHYEHTKLMFDLMTVAFQADITRISTFMMAREVSYRTFPRLGISESFHPASHHQNNPERLAALTRINAYHVELFSYVLEKLKATPDGDGNLLDHSLLLYGSAMSNSNVHNHGPLPVLIAGGAAGRLKGGRHIKYPENTPMANLLMTILDKAGIPQESVGDSTGFLSGV